One segment of Rosa chinensis cultivar Old Blush chromosome 6, RchiOBHm-V2, whole genome shotgun sequence DNA contains the following:
- the LOC112168919 gene encoding transcription repressor OFP8 has protein sequence MDKRFKLKLKFPRVIPMIHFCRPKHNPNNSVVVPAIYRLSPMNPKVEDIDYPSIILPGPPPSTPENTSVKRHVSSGTTAVGCGCSGSRSWTRDLLYSSIESPEYEVNATPHLMTEKYYNDKKNKSSNEKRRKKPKAKASLPSSESSKRWFSSEEENEESETPIYSSRSFSTDFSAVLETISEVSDKQSSKTKKSNYKVRRLNRGVSKNWKEAEKSSTGEIGKIKSVFQPMRVCRRQGMVKESLAVVKKSEDPFEDFKKSMMEMIMEKQIFEARELEELLHCFLTLNSRHYQGVIVEAFSEIWKLVFSDTPSTSSEFYCFAEKSQTDQLSKLKI, from the coding sequence ATGGATAAACGCTTCAAGCTCAAGCTCAAATTCCCTCGAGTTATTCCTATGATCCACTTTTGCCGTCCTAAACACAACCCCAATAATTCGGTGGTCGTTCCAGCAATTTACCGTCTGTCCCCGATGAACCCGAAAGTCGAGGACATCGACTACCCCAGCATCATCCTGCCGGGACCACCACCATCAACACCGGAGAACACTTCCGTCAAGCGCCATGTGTCTTCCGGCACCACGGCGGTCGGTTGCGGATGCAGCGGGTCTAGGTCGTGGACACGAGACCTCTTGTACTCCAGCATCGAATCACCAGAGTATGAAGTTAATGCAACGCCGCATTTGATGACTGAAAAGTACTACAACGATAAGAAGAACAAGAGCAGCAatgagaagaggaggaagaaaccgAAAGCGAAAGCCAGTCTTCCTTCATCGGAAAGCAGTAAACGCTGGTTTAGCAGCGAAGAGGAGAATGAAGAGAGCGAAACCCCAATCTATTCTTCGAGAAGTTTCTCGACAGACTTTTCAGCTGTGCTTGAGACTATAAGCGAGGTATCAGACAAACAAAGTAGCAAAACGAAGAAGAGCAATTACAAGGTTAGGAGACTGAACCGAGGCGTGTCAAAGAACTGGAAAGAAGCAGAGAAATCATCAACTGGTGAGATAGGGAAGATCAAGTCGGTGTTCCAGCCGATGAGAGTGTGCAGGAGACAAGGGATGGTAAAGGAGAGCTTGGCAGTGGTGAAGAAGTCGGAGGATCCGTTCGAGGACTTCAAGAAGTCGATGATGGAGATGATAATGGAGAAGCAGATTTTCGAGGCAAGAGAATTAGAGGAGCTGCTACACTGCTTCCTGACCTTGAACTCGCGCCATTATCAAGGTGTCATAGTTGAAGCCTTCTCGGAGATATGGAAGCTCGTGTTTTCAGACACACCCTCAACGTCAAGTGAGTTCTACTGTTTTGCAGAGAAGTCCCAAACAGACCAACTGTCGAAGTTGAAGATCTGA
- the LOC112169534 gene encoding uncharacterized protein LOC112169534 encodes MRKLCPNLDNEDGLETVLEVPIPEEMFTLMGSSAILRWHNLRTFMKNQSHGKYSTSHLPSGSNSEFMALLKLVGSPLIPLQVHCDCALTRPIKDCSIEASTAKYIVQQYVAAIGGLAALNAVNSMCAVGQVKMVGSEMHKADDNSVQTTTKVNSEVGGFVLWQKNPDLWYLELVVSGYKVSAGSDGSVAWNQSGSQPSHANKGPPRPLRRFFQGLDPRSTANLFLDAVCTGEKTINKEECFILKLETPADILQSQSTSQTEIVHHTIWGYFSQRTGLLVQFEDTKLVKMKAARGDDHVFWETTMETLVGDYRYVDGINIAHGGKTSALLFRYGHAYNQKRRIEETWEIDEVDFNICGLSMECFLPPSDLKRDDGEQ; translated from the exons ATGAGGAAGTTGTGCCCTAACCTCGACAATGAAGATGGCCTTGAAACCGTTCTTGAGGTGCCGATACCCGAAGAAATGTTCACCCTTATGGGCAGCAGTGCTATATTGCGTTGGCATAATTTGCGAACATTCATGAAAAATCAATCCCATGGGAAATACTCCACTTCTCATCTCCCGTCAGGATCAAATAGTGAGTTTATGGCATTGCTTAAGCTTGTGGGTTCTCCTCTAATCCCTCTTCAGGTTCATTGCGACTGTGCCCTCACTCGCCCGATCAAAGATTGTTCCATC GAGGCTTCTACTGCGAAATACATTGTACAACAATATGTAGCAGCTATCGGGGGACTAGCGGCATTGAATGCCGTGAATAGTATGTGTGCAGTAGGGCAGGTGAAGATGGTGGGATCTGAAATGCACAAAGCCGATGATAACAGTGTTCAAACGACGACGAAAGTCAACAGTGAAGTCGGTGGATTTGTTCTTTGGCAAAAGAATCCTGACTTGTGGTACTTAGAGCTGGTTGTTTCCGGCTACAAGGTAAGCGCCGGAAGTGATGGCTCTGTTGCATGGAATCAGTCCGGTTCTCAACCTTCTCATGCCAATAAAGGCCCCCCAAGACCCCTCCGTCGCTTCTTTCAG GGATTGGATCCGAGGAGCACAGCCAACTTGTTTTTGGACGCAGTATGCACCGGAGAGAAAACCATCAACAAAGAAGAATGTTTCATACTCAAGCTTGAAACGCCAGCAGATATTCTTCAATCACAAAGCACATCCCAAACTGAAATAGTCCACCACACGATATGGGGGTACTTCAGCCAAAGAACAGGGCTTCTTGTCCAGTTTGAGGACACAAAATTGGTGAAAATGAAGGCCGCTAGAGGAGACGACCACGTTTTTTGGGAAACAACTATGGAGACGTTGGTAGGGGACTATAGATACGTCGATGGCATTAACATAGCACATGGTGGTAAGACATCTGCATTGTTATTTAGGTATGGACATGCTTATAATCAAAAGCGAAGGATTGAGGAGACGTGGGAGATTGATGAGGTTGATTTCAATATCTGTGGGTTGTCCATGGAGTGTTTTCTGCCTCCTTCCGACCTCAAGAGGGATGATGGAGAACAATAA